Proteins encoded within one genomic window of Eleutherodactylus coqui strain aEleCoq1 chromosome 1, aEleCoq1.hap1, whole genome shotgun sequence:
- the LOC136611455 gene encoding oligodendrocyte transcription factor 3-like → MNSDSSSMSSRASSPDIDEMYLRDHHHHSHHQDNRMNSVSSTQNDILQKMSDEVLARHGSKAEGESSKYKIKKQVSEHDLQKLRLKINGRERKRMHDLNLAMDGLREVMPYAHGPSVRKLSKIATLLLARNYILMLTSSLDEMKRLVGEIYGGHHSAFHCGTVGHSATHPIHPPNGIHQVHPILGSAISSNNTSLLTGSLPGIGSIRPPHSLLKSTSTPPLPLGSSFPHWAGLPCPCTICQMPPPPQLSTLSGSLNRITAEGKDLLK, encoded by the coding sequence ATGAATTCTGATTCCAGCTCAATGTCCAGCAGAGCCTCATCTCCAGATATAGATGAAATGTATCTCAGAGACCACCACCATCATTCTCATCATCAGGACAACAGAATGAACTCTGTATCCTCTACCCAGAATGACATCCTGCAGAAGATGTCAGATGAAGTACTTGCAAGACACGGTTCTAAAGCTGAAGGGGAAAGCAGCAAATATAAAATTAAGAAGCAAGTATCAGAACACGATTTGCAGAAGCTGAGACTGAAAATCAATGGCAGAGAGCGCAAAAGGATGCATGACCTGAACCTTGCAATGGACGGACTAAGGGAAGTCATGCCCTATGCTCATGGACCATCAGTGAGAAAACTTTCCAAAATTGCTACTCTTCTGCTTGCAAGAAACTACATTTTGATGCTCACAAGTTCACTGGATGAAATGAAGCGGCTAGTGGGTGAGATCTACGGGGGCCATCATTCTGCATTTCACTGTGGGACTGTGGGACATTCTGCCACTCACCCAATTCACCCACCTAATGGCATCCATCAGGTGCATCCCATCCTGGGCAGTGCAATATCCTCTAATAACACATCCTTACTTACTGGATCATTACCAGGAATTGGTAGTATTAGACCTCCACATTCACTGCTGAAAAGTACATCGACCCCTCCACTCCCACTTGGCAGCAGTTTTCCACATTGGGCAGGCCTCCCTTGTCCTTGTACTATCTGTCAGATGCCACCACCACCTCAGCTGTCTACGCTATCAGGCAGTCTGAACAGAATCACAGCAGAAGGGAAAGATTTACTAAAATAA